Within the Chloroflexota bacterium genome, the region ACGAAATGCCGTCATTCTCAGTTGTCATCGCGATGCTTTGAAAGTCGGCGGCCAGGCGTGCGATATCATCCGGGATGTACTGGAGCGGCACGGAGCGCCAAAGGATCTGGTGCAAACGGTGTGGCGACGAGCTAGCAGGCAGAAAACGATGATGTTTATGCATCACCCCGACGTTAAGCTCATTTTGGCGACTGGTGGCACGAGTATGGTGAAAGCTGCCTATAGCTCTGGCACCCCCGCTATCGGGGTCGGCCCGGGTAATGCTCCCGTCCTGATTTGCGCCGATGCCGATTTAGCCAAGGCCGCATCAGCAATCATTCAGAGCAAGTCCTTTGACAACGGCGTTATCTGCGGATCCGAAAACAACCTGGTTGTTGTTGCTTCGGTTCGTGATAGTTTCGTCGAATCGCTGGAGGCGCATGGTGCAATCATACTGCGACCAGATGAGAAGAATCGCTTTGCTGCACAAGCCTTCGATCATGAGTCTTCAACTCTGAAGAAATCCATCGTCGGCAAGTCTGCCCAGTTCATTGCTGACTTGACTGGTGTCCGCCGAGGCAAAGATGTCCGGCTAATTGTCATTCCTATAAGGCAAGATGAACTTCGAGGTCCCTTTGGACATGAAAAGCTGGCCCCTGTTCTCTCTCTGGGCACAGTGAAAGACGAGGAAGAAGGTCTTCAGGTCTGCAGGCAGATTCTGCTCAACCAGGGGCAAGGGCATACAGCCATTATCTATACCGAGAATCAAGAACTGATGCAACGGTTTGGTCGCGAGATCCCGGCCAGCCGAGTTTTGGTCAATGCACAAGGTGCTCAGGGTTGTGTCGGCCTCGGCACCGGCCTGACCCCGTCCTTTACACTAGGTTGCGGGACATTCGGGGGCAATTCCACGACCGACAATGTGACCTATACGCACCTGATCAATGTTAAGAGGCTAGCCCTTAACCTGTAGAAGAAGGCCTTTTTCGGCTAGACCAATTCCTGAAGGCATGGGAGGAATATCTAGGGTAATGGACCATCCACCACGAATGTTCGCACACTTGGCTCATTCATTTGTGCTGATCACGAACTAAAGCGCGTAGATCTCTTTGCCAAAAGTGCGAACCCAGTTCCTCTCCAGAACCTTCAGCGCTTCTTCGATCCTATCGACGCCAAGAATGACAATGGCTTGCCCGCTTTCTCCTCTGCCTAGGTAGGGGTAAAGGTGCAGTACATTGATGTTAGCTGCTTTTAGAGGCTTGAGCACCGCCTGAAGGCCGCCAGGATGGTCTGGGACCTCTACGGCAATGACATCAGTCTCCTTAACGTAATATCCCTGGCTCTGCAGGACATTGACAGTCTTGGTGGGGTCATCAGTGACAAACCTCACAGTGCTAATGTCAGTGGTGTCGGCCACTGAGATTGCCCTGATGTTTATCCCTTCAAGGCCTAACCGCTCACTCACCTCCAGAAGCTTCCCTGGCACATTTTCCAGGGTAACCGAAATCTGTTTTACAAACATGCCATACCCCCCAATTTGTCCGTATATGAACTAAAGGAGATCGCATCCTGCCATCAGGGCTTTACTGTCGATGGTGATCAGTTTCGTCTTATCCTTCAAGGTGCTCTTCAGTCCTTCAACTAAGGCACCAATGGAGACCAAGTTGCTCTTCTTGATGAATGCCCCCATCATCACCATGTTGGCCGATCTGGGACTGCCCAACTCCTCGGCGATACGACTGGCCGGAATCCCCAAAAGCTCGATATCTCCCCGGGAAACCTCCGCTTTGATCAGAGACGAGTTGAAGAACAAAGCACCGCCTGACTGGACCTTATTTTGGAATCTGATCAAGGAG harbors:
- a CDS encoding aldehyde dehydrogenase family protein, whose protein sequence is MSFLSALQGEELTILEQYLSPVHFPRNSCIMREGDPGDGCYIIDAGTIRLELQNVETDTDSVLGYLEAGSFLGEFSLLDGRPRSATAYAHTDVKGRWFSKQSFEEMCQQHSRVGLMISMALGQDLATKLRDFNKRLAGYIFADQIDEDTNRMVARAVKAQQHFEEWPEDRVDALLQDVSQSIAAHAQELAEANVAETGIGNVEDKITKIRFASLEVYRTIAGRSAAGLLRTDAQTRVTEIASPVGVVLGLIPVTNPVSTVVFKVLVTLKGRNAVILSCHRDALKVGGQACDIIRDVLERHGAPKDLVQTVWRRASRQKTMMFMHHPDVKLILATGGTSMVKAAYSSGTPAIGVGPGNAPVLICADADLAKAASAIIQSKSFDNGVICGSENNLVVVASVRDSFVESLEAHGAIILRPDEKNRFAAQAFDHESSTLKKSIVGKSAQFIADLTGVRRGKDVRLIVIPIRQDELRGPFGHEKLAPVLSLGTVKDEEEGLQVCRQILLNQGQGHTAIIYTENQELMQRFGREIPASRVLVNAQGAQGCVGLGTGLTPSFTLGCGTFGGNSTTDNVTYTHLINVKRLALNL
- a CDS encoding 2-oxoacid:ferredoxin oxidoreductase subunit gamma, which codes for MLIKTIFAGFGGQGVLSMGLVLAQAAMVEGKYVTYLPSYGVEVRGGTANCTVAISDEEIASPVASAPDLVVAMNQPSLIRFQNKVQSGGALFFNSSLIKAEVSRGDIELLGIPASRIAEELGSPRSANMVMMGAFIKKSNLVSIGALVEGLKSTLKDKTKLITIDSKALMAGCDLL
- a CDS encoding amino acid-binding protein, with protein sequence MFVKQISVTLENVPGKLLEVSERLGLEGINIRAISVADTTDISTVRFVTDDPTKTVNVLQSQGYYVKETDVIAVEVPDHPGGLQAVLKPLKAANINVLHLYPYLGRGESGQAIVILGVDRIEEALKVLERNWVRTFGKEIYAL